One region of Trichosurus vulpecula isolate mTriVul1 chromosome 1, mTriVul1.pri, whole genome shotgun sequence genomic DNA includes:
- the TMEM174 gene encoding transmembrane protein 174: MQQNSNRVEDFPLNVFSVTPYTPSTADIQVSDDDKAGATLLFSGIFLGLVGITFTVMGWIKYQGVSHFEWTQLLGPILLSVGVTFILIAVCKFKMLSCQSCKEGEERTLDTDPPLSGQSFVFTGINQPITFHGATVVQYLPPYTSQDTIGLNATYLPPVVNPFGAANSGGPTGPAPNPPQYCTIYPHDNAAFIDDELYSPYVDMDHRNDNRSTTDAEQSEEIQLEDNSRDCFSPPSYEEIYSTPR; encoded by the exons ATGCAGCAGAATAGCAATCGAGTAGAAGACTTCCCTCTCAATGTATTTTCCGTCACTCCTTATACACCCAGCACAGCTGACATCCAGGTGTCTGATGATGACAAGGCAGGAGCCACTTTATTGTTCTCAGGTATCTTTCTGGGACTTGTGGGGATCACATTCACAGTGATGGGCTGGATCAAGTACCAAGGCGTCTCTCACTTTGAGTGGACACAGCTTCTTGGGCCAATTCTACTCTCAGTCGGGGTGACATTTATCCTGATCGCCGTGTGCAAGTTTAAAATGCTATCTTGTCAGTCTTGCAAGGAAGgtgaggaaagaacactggacacaGACCCGCCTCTGAGTGGACAATCTTTTGTTTTCACTGGGATCAACCAACCTATAACATTCCATGGGGCAACTGTGGTGCAGTACCTTCCTCCTTACACATCTCAGGACACCATCGGGCTAAATGCCACTTATCTGCCCCCAGTGGTAAACCCTTTTGGAGCTGCAAACTCAGGAGGGCCAACAGGACCTGCTCCAAATCCCCCTCAGTACTGTACCATCTATCCTCATGATAATGCTGCATTTATTGATGATGAGCTCTACTCTCCCTATGTGGACATGGATCACAGAAATGATAACAG GTCAACTACTGATGCCGAACAATCAGAAGAGATACAGCTAGAAGACAACAGTCGTGActgcttttctcctccctcctatgAAGAAATATACTCCACCCCACGCTAG